From one Oceanimonas doudoroffii genomic stretch:
- a CDS encoding EAL domain-containing protein yields MLNIVIQQAVVLLAMGWLLTLNARKGRHHPRLAIVTTGFWFGLAAIVCMLLPFTVAPGVLLDARSGVIFVAGVFGGPLSGALAALMAALCRLWIGGAGAFSGVLNIGFALVLGLAFRHGVGRGWLRINLWHLLPAVLVLHAASLLLIAALMTPVQRELMPEYIWPYLAVVVPLTLILTLILHDAEQRQREQALLEHSEARLRAITGALPDLMFVMNEQGRCLEVMASSSAQPYPVANNVIGKLLPQLFEPALARRFQDFIRRTLTQQGCQRLVYELGEGDDRRVFESRAQAMEAPLNEGPAAVVLTRDITQRERNETELRIAAVAFDSFEGMMITDAQTRILRVNRAFTEITGYGVEEVIGNTPAMLGSGQHDGAFYRQMWRHIHDHGHWQGEILNRRKSGHVYPQWLSISAVRDVQGEVSHYVASINDISQRKKDAERINHLAFYDGVTGLPNRRFLYQRLAELIDVPRDLSGLIFIDLDKFKHINDLWGLSVGDQVLQQAALRLSNLMHPGDLVARLGGDEFVVLSTGLPADKRQAAAHLEQLGYTLLSALEQPYAHEEHALRCGASLGMVLLEGQHASPDEQVQQAELAMYQAKSEGKGKLCFFDRGMQERVARRLRLEEDIQRGLDAGEFVAWYQPQFDHRGRIIGAEALARWLHPEQGTLAPGAFIDVAEGSGLMNRIDHMVLQSACRQMARWAQLSEFGSFTLSVNIGASRLYQAGFVEEVLQVFTQTGVDPGCIKLEITESMLLDDMPGAIDRMQALKAHGVRFAIDDFGTGYSSLLYLQRLPLDQLKIDQSFVQALPHDDNSLGIIKAIIGMAQSLGLEVIAEGVETDAQRTQLYQLGCHRYQGYLLSRPEPAERLQALMQSPRYG; encoded by the coding sequence ATGCTTAATATCGTGATTCAACAGGCCGTGGTGTTGCTGGCCATGGGCTGGTTGCTGACCCTGAATGCGCGCAAGGGCCGTCACCATCCGCGCCTGGCCATAGTGACCACAGGATTCTGGTTTGGTCTGGCGGCCATCGTTTGCATGCTGCTGCCCTTTACCGTGGCGCCCGGCGTGTTGCTCGACGCCCGCAGCGGCGTGATCTTTGTGGCCGGGGTGTTCGGCGGTCCCTTGTCTGGCGCCCTGGCGGCGCTGATGGCGGCCCTGTGCCGACTCTGGATCGGCGGAGCCGGTGCCTTTAGCGGAGTACTCAATATCGGATTTGCCCTGGTCCTGGGACTGGCCTTTCGTCACGGAGTTGGCCGGGGCTGGCTGCGCATCAACCTGTGGCACTTGCTGCCGGCGGTGCTGGTATTGCATGCCGCCAGCCTGCTGCTGATCGCGGCCCTGATGACGCCGGTGCAGCGGGAACTGATGCCTGAGTATATCTGGCCCTATCTGGCGGTGGTCGTACCGCTGACCCTTATCCTTACCCTGATTTTGCACGATGCCGAGCAACGCCAGCGGGAGCAGGCGTTGCTTGAGCACAGCGAAGCCCGCCTGCGCGCCATTACCGGCGCCTTGCCGGATCTGATGTTCGTGATGAACGAGCAGGGCCGATGTCTGGAGGTGATGGCTTCATCCTCGGCACAGCCTTACCCCGTGGCCAACAACGTGATTGGCAAGCTTTTACCCCAGCTGTTTGAGCCGGCACTGGCCAGGCGTTTCCAGGACTTTATTCGGCGTACCTTGACGCAACAGGGCTGTCAGCGGCTGGTGTATGAGCTGGGCGAGGGAGACGACCGGCGAGTATTTGAAAGCCGGGCTCAGGCCATGGAGGCGCCCCTGAACGAAGGGCCTGCTGCGGTGGTGCTGACCCGCGACATCACTCAACGGGAGCGCAATGAAACCGAACTGCGTATCGCGGCGGTGGCTTTTGATAGTTTTGAGGGCATGATGATCACCGATGCCCAGACCCGTATTTTGCGGGTAAACCGGGCCTTTACCGAGATCACCGGTTACGGGGTGGAGGAGGTCATTGGCAATACGCCGGCGATGCTGGGCTCCGGCCAGCACGACGGTGCATTCTACCGGCAGATGTGGCGCCATATTCACGACCATGGCCACTGGCAGGGGGAAATACTCAACCGGCGCAAGTCGGGGCATGTTTATCCCCAGTGGCTGTCGATCAGTGCAGTGCGCGACGTACAGGGAGAGGTTAGCCATTATGTGGCGTCCATCAACGATATTTCCCAGCGTAAAAAGGATGCGGAGCGCATCAATCACCTGGCCTTTTATGACGGGGTGACCGGCCTGCCCAACCGACGCTTTCTGTATCAGCGTCTGGCGGAGCTTATCGACGTGCCGCGGGACTTGAGCGGCCTGATCTTTATCGATCTCGACAAGTTCAAGCACATCAATGATCTCTGGGGGCTGTCGGTGGGGGATCAGGTATTGCAGCAGGCGGCCCTGCGCCTCAGCAACCTGATGCACCCCGGCGACCTGGTGGCGCGGCTGGGCGGTGACGAGTTTGTGGTGCTGAGCACCGGCCTGCCGGCGGACAAGCGCCAGGCCGCGGCTCACCTGGAGCAACTGGGATACACCCTGCTGTCGGCGCTGGAGCAGCCTTATGCTCATGAAGAACATGCGTTGCGTTGTGGCGCCAGCCTGGGCATGGTGCTGCTTGAAGGGCAGCACGCCTCACCGGACGAACAGGTGCAACAGGCGGAGCTGGCCATGTACCAGGCCAAGTCGGAAGGCAAGGGCAAGCTGTGCTTCTTTGACCGGGGCATGCAGGAGCGGGTGGCTCGGCGGCTGCGACTGGAAGAAGACATTCAGCGTGGCCTGGATGCGGGAGAGTTCGTGGCCTGGTATCAGCCCCAGTTTGATCATCGTGGGCGCATTATCGGCGCCGAGGCCCTGGCACGCTGGCTGCACCCGGAGCAAGGTACGCTGGCACCCGGTGCCTTTATTGACGTGGCCGAAGGCAGCGGCCTGATGAACCGTATCGATCACATGGTGCTGCAGAGTGCCTGCCGGCAAATGGCGCGCTGGGCACAGCTGAGTGAATTCGGCAGTTTCACCCTGTCGGTAAATATCGGGGCCTCGCGCCTGTATCAGGCCGGCTTCGTCGAAGAGGTGCTTCAGGTGTTTACGCAGACCGGCGTGGATCCGGGCTGTATCAAGCTGGAAATTACCGAGTCGATGCTGCTTGACGACATGCCCGGGGCCATTGACCGCATGCAGGCGCTCAAGGCCCACGGCGTGCGCTTTGCCATCGACGACTTCGGCACCGGTTATTCCTCGTTGCTTTATCTACAGCGGCTTCCCTTGGACCAGCTCAAGATCGATCAGTCCTTTGTGCAAGCCCTGCCTCATGACGACAACAGCCTTGGCATCATCAAGGCCATTATCGGCATGGCGCAAAGTCTGGGATTGGAAGTGATTGCGGAAGGGGTGGAAACGGATGCTCAGCGTACTCAGCTGTATCAGCTGGGCTGTCATCGTTATCAGGGTTACCTGCTGTCGCGGCCCGAGCCTGCCGAGCGGTTACAGGCCCTGATGCAAAGTCCCCGTTACGGCTAA
- a CDS encoding SRPBCC family protein → MPSITRSALVMFSAKQMYELVNNVDDYPQFLPGCVASRVLDKNEHSITAALDVAKAGIRKTFTTRNRLEQDHKINMELVDGPFKALNGGWTFIPLDEDACKVELKLHFEFKSRLVELAFGGIFKELTNAMVHAFSERAREVYGNASYSG, encoded by the coding sequence ATGCCGAGTATTACTCGAAGTGCGCTGGTGATGTTCAGTGCCAAGCAGATGTATGAGCTGGTCAATAATGTGGACGATTACCCGCAGTTTCTGCCCGGGTGCGTGGCCAGTCGCGTACTGGATAAAAACGAACACAGCATTACGGCGGCGCTCGATGTGGCCAAGGCTGGAATCCGCAAGACCTTTACTACCCGCAACCGCCTTGAACAGGACCACAAAATCAACATGGAGCTGGTCGATGGCCCCTTCAAGGCGCTGAACGGTGGCTGGACTTTTATTCCCCTTGATGAAGACGCCTGCAAGGTGGAGCTGAAGCTGCATTTCGAGTTCAAGTCCCGGCTGGTGGAGCTGGCTTTTGGCGGTATCTTCAAGGAGCTGACCAATGCCATGGTGCATGCCTTCAGTGAGCGGGCGCGGGAGGTATACGGCAATGCATCTTATTCAGGTTGA
- the udp gene encoding uridine phosphorylase has translation MTKHVFHLGVTDEDLRGAALAILPGAPERVERIARQLENPVHLASQREFTSWLGELDGKPVVVCSTGIGGPSTSIAVEELAQLGVRTFLRVGTTGAIQPEVAVGDIIVTTAAVRLDGASGHFAPLEFPAVANFDCTCALVDAARELGVAPHVGITASSDTFYPGQERYDTHSARMLRRFQGSMKEWQSMGVLNYEMESATLFTMCASQGLKAGCVAGVIVNRTQQEIPDESTMQNTEQKVIDIVVGAARRLV, from the coding sequence ATGACCAAACATGTTTTTCATCTGGGTGTGACCGATGAGGATTTGCGTGGCGCCGCACTGGCCATTCTGCCCGGTGCACCGGAACGGGTAGAGCGCATTGCCCGTCAGCTGGAAAATCCGGTGCACCTCGCCAGCCAGCGGGAGTTTACCTCCTGGCTGGGAGAGCTGGATGGCAAGCCGGTGGTGGTGTGTTCCACCGGCATTGGCGGACCCTCCACTTCCATTGCGGTGGAAGAGCTGGCTCAGCTGGGAGTACGTACCTTCTTGCGGGTGGGCACCACGGGGGCCATACAGCCCGAGGTGGCGGTGGGTGACATTATTGTGACCACGGCAGCGGTGCGCCTCGACGGCGCCAGCGGCCATTTTGCCCCCCTGGAGTTTCCGGCCGTGGCCAATTTTGACTGTACCTGTGCCCTGGTGGATGCGGCACGGGAGCTGGGCGTGGCGCCCCATGTGGGCATTACCGCGTCGTCCGACACCTTTTATCCGGGGCAGGAGCGCTACGACACCCATTCGGCCCGCATGTTGCGCCGATTTCAGGGCAGCATGAAGGAATGGCAGTCGATGGGCGTGCTGAACTACGAAATGGAGTCGGCGACCCTGTTCACCATGTGTGCCAGTCAGGGCCTGAAGGCCGGTTGTGTGGCGGGGGTGATCGTCAACCGTACTCAGCAGGAAATTCCCGACGAAAGCACAATGCAAAACACCGAGCAAAAAGTGATCGACATCGTGGTGGGTGCCGCCCGCCGGCTGGTGTAG
- a CDS encoding outer membrane protein assembly factor BamE: MQLKSLILPLFLALPLTGCNLVYKVDIPQGNYLEEKQVAQLRQGMTKEQVRFLLGNPMSLDGFNHDRWVYLYYFKPGRGELEQKRLVLDFVNDGLVTMGGDFTSPEAFEQGL, translated from the coding sequence ATGCAACTCAAAAGCTTGATATTACCCCTTTTTCTCGCCCTGCCCCTGACCGGTTGTAACCTGGTCTACAAGGTCGACATTCCCCAGGGCAACTACCTGGAAGAAAAACAGGTGGCACAGCTTCGCCAGGGCATGACCAAGGAGCAGGTGCGCTTCCTGCTGGGAAATCCCATGAGCCTGGATGGCTTTAATCACGACCGCTGGGTCTATCTCTATTATTTCAAACCGGGTCGGGGTGAGCTGGAACAAAAACGTCTGGTGCTGGATTTCGTCAATGATGGTCTGGTGACCATGGGCGGCGACTTCACCTCACCCGAAGCCTTTGAACAGGGTCTGTAA
- a CDS encoding RnfH family protein yields the protein MHLIQVEVVYALPERQTVLSLRVSPEATVREIIEQSGILQQFPDIDLEQNAVGIFSRQIKLGQSVHDGDRIEIYRPLLADPKDIRRRRAEQAKEEGRADKVTGGRPDPKRTRK from the coding sequence ATGCATCTTATTCAGGTTGAAGTGGTATACGCCCTGCCGGAGCGGCAGACGGTGCTGAGCCTGCGTGTGTCTCCCGAGGCTACGGTGCGGGAGATCATCGAGCAGTCCGGTATTCTGCAGCAGTTTCCCGATATCGATCTCGAGCAGAACGCGGTGGGCATATTCAGCCGGCAGATCAAGCTGGGCCAGTCGGTACACGACGGTGACCGCATTGAAATCTATCGGCCGCTGCTGGCGGATCCGAAAGACATACGCCGGCGCCGGGCCGAGCAGGCCAAGGAAGAAGGCCGGGCCGACAAGGTCACCGGCGGCCGGCCGGATCCCAAGCGTACCCGCAAATAA
- the recN gene encoding DNA repair protein RecN, with protein sequence MLLQLTISNFAIVSFLELDLRKGMTSITGETGAGKSIAIDALALALGERADADSVRPGADKADISARFRIDKLPRVKAWLCEQELDEQDECILRRTLSREGRSRGYINGTPVPLSQLKALGGLLVNIHGQHAHQELQKPDHQRALLDAYAGHHQLLAGVSAGYQHWRQLNNERKQLQAEQEKWQAERQLLEYQVAELDELALAEDEFPELEAEHKRLSNGAELLTDCQLALNVLGDNDESNALQLVRQGLKTLSELVAMDSRLGPVLEMVEGSLIQLEEGHSELGRYLDRLELDPERLHEVESRMSKVMELSRKHHVPAAELFLFHQQLKARLADMDHGSSRLEGLDEEVEQARENFVQAAERLSQSRQRYADALNKQITHSLHQLSMEKGRFEIQVHADASAGFSPLGIDRVEFLVSTNPGQPMSPLARVASGGELSRISLAIQVITAQKVETPTLIFDEVDVGVSGPTAAVVGKLLRKLGESTQVLVITHLPQVAGNGHQHFFVSKSSNTDNTETRMQELDEPLRLQELARLLGGNRITDNTLANARELLVCE encoded by the coding sequence ATGTTGCTTCAGCTCACCATCAGCAATTTCGCCATCGTTTCCTTTCTCGAGCTGGATCTGCGTAAAGGCATGACCAGCATTACCGGCGAAACCGGCGCCGGCAAATCCATCGCCATCGACGCCCTGGCCCTTGCCCTGGGCGAGCGCGCCGATGCCGACTCGGTGCGCCCTGGTGCCGACAAGGCCGACATCAGTGCCCGCTTTCGCATCGACAAACTGCCCCGAGTCAAGGCCTGGCTGTGCGAGCAGGAGCTGGACGAGCAGGATGAGTGCATACTGCGCCGCACCCTGAGCCGGGAAGGCCGCTCCCGCGGTTATATCAACGGCACCCCGGTGCCGCTGTCGCAACTCAAGGCCCTGGGCGGCCTGTTGGTCAATATTCACGGCCAGCATGCCCATCAGGAGCTGCAAAAACCCGATCATCAGCGCGCCCTGCTCGACGCCTATGCCGGTCACCACCAGCTGCTGGCCGGTGTCAGCGCCGGTTATCAGCATTGGCGGCAGCTCAACAACGAGCGCAAACAGCTGCAAGCCGAACAGGAAAAATGGCAGGCGGAGCGCCAGTTGCTGGAATATCAGGTGGCGGAGCTCGACGAGCTCGCCCTGGCCGAAGACGAATTCCCCGAGCTGGAAGCCGAGCACAAACGGTTGTCAAACGGTGCCGAGCTGCTCACTGACTGCCAGCTGGCCCTTAATGTGCTGGGCGACAACGACGAAAGCAATGCCCTGCAGTTGGTGCGCCAGGGACTGAAAACCCTGAGCGAGCTGGTTGCCATGGACTCGCGCCTGGGCCCGGTATTGGAAATGGTGGAAGGCAGCCTCATTCAGCTGGAAGAAGGTCACAGCGAGCTCGGCCGTTACCTGGATCGGCTGGAACTGGATCCGGAGCGCTTGCATGAGGTGGAAAGTCGTATGAGCAAGGTGATGGAGCTGTCGCGCAAGCACCATGTGCCCGCCGCCGAGCTGTTCCTGTTCCACCAGCAGCTCAAGGCCCGACTGGCCGACATGGATCACGGCAGCAGCCGGCTGGAAGGACTCGATGAAGAAGTGGAGCAGGCCCGGGAAAACTTTGTACAGGCTGCCGAGCGACTGAGCCAGAGCCGCCAGCGATACGCCGACGCCCTTAACAAGCAGATCACCCATAGCCTGCACCAGCTCAGCATGGAAAAGGGTCGTTTTGAAATACAGGTGCACGCCGATGCCAGCGCCGGGTTCTCTCCCCTGGGCATCGACCGGGTCGAGTTTTTGGTAAGCACCAATCCGGGCCAGCCCATGAGCCCGCTGGCCCGAGTGGCGTCGGGCGGCGAGCTGTCACGTATCAGCCTGGCGATTCAGGTGATTACCGCCCAGAAGGTGGAAACCCCGACGCTGATTTTTGACGAGGTGGACGTGGGCGTGAGTGGCCCCACCGCCGCTGTGGTTGGCAAGCTGCTGCGGAAACTGGGCGAGTCAACCCAGGTGCTGGTGATCACTCACCTGCCCCAGGTGGCGGGCAATGGCCATCAGCATTTCTTTGTGAGCAAGAGCAGCAATACCGATAATACCGAAACCCGCATGCAGGAGCTGGACGAACCACTCCGCCTGCAGGAACTGGCCCGACTGCTGGGTGGCAACCGCATTACCGACAATACCCTGGCTAATGCCCGGGAACTGCTGGTGTGTGAGTGA
- a CDS encoding sensor domain-containing diguanylate cyclase, which produces MSSSSLPRLNLRNLMLAMAVFSVIITLCNSLYATYDVQRSLLINNTLEANRVYAAKLAEVTESVIAATRQQLAYSAGQLVTRMDDEAALLAETARLHQQSDTFNSVVVVNAKGVIIATSPQTLKVKGVRLTSASARQSLKAKTPLITDPFVSPAGNYIISMSHPVFATNGDYLGYVAGTIYLEQSNILGRILGQHYYQDGSYLYVVDRHKTLIYHPNPDRIGERIRDNSAIDDVLQGHEYAHPVINSRGVNMLAGFAPVPSTGWGIVAQRPKAATLAGINEHLLRVVLKSIPLSLLTLIGIWLSALFISRPLWQLATSTGLMSRQDAQADISGVRSWYYEAAQLKRAILRGIGRLNDRIDQLHTDSHTDALTGLLNRRGMEQLLDSYTQQQTPFSVITLDIDYFKQVNDTHGHDAGDRVLSSLASVMKEQARREDALCRSGGEEFMIFLPQTSADNAREVAERLRQGVASNPMPVVGHITLSLGVAHWAGNDESTKTVLNRADQALYRAKREGRNRVAMATAD; this is translated from the coding sequence ATGTCATCCAGTTCACTGCCCCGGCTCAATCTTCGCAACCTGATGCTGGCCATGGCGGTTTTCAGCGTCATCATCACCCTGTGCAACAGCTTGTACGCCACCTATGACGTGCAGCGCTCTCTGCTTATCAACAATACCCTGGAAGCCAACCGGGTGTATGCCGCCAAGCTGGCAGAAGTCACCGAAAGCGTTATCGCCGCCACCCGCCAGCAGCTGGCCTACAGTGCCGGGCAACTGGTCACCAGAATGGACGATGAGGCGGCGCTGCTCGCAGAGACGGCAAGGCTTCACCAGCAGAGTGATACCTTCAATTCGGTGGTGGTGGTCAATGCCAAGGGTGTCATTATCGCGACCTCGCCCCAGACCCTCAAGGTCAAGGGGGTTAGACTCACATCTGCGAGTGCTCGGCAGTCGCTTAAAGCCAAAACACCGCTGATCACCGATCCCTTTGTGTCCCCGGCCGGCAACTACATCATCAGCATGTCACACCCGGTGTTTGCCACCAATGGCGACTACCTGGGTTATGTGGCTGGCACCATCTATCTGGAACAAAGCAATATTCTGGGCCGAATACTGGGCCAGCATTATTATCAGGACGGTTCCTACCTGTATGTGGTGGACCGCCACAAGACCCTGATTTATCACCCCAACCCCGACCGCATTGGCGAACGCATTCGCGATAACAGCGCAATAGACGATGTGCTGCAGGGACATGAATATGCCCATCCCGTGATCAATTCCCGAGGGGTGAACATGCTGGCCGGGTTCGCCCCGGTCCCCAGCACCGGCTGGGGCATAGTGGCACAGCGCCCCAAGGCCGCGACGCTGGCCGGTATCAACGAGCACCTGTTGCGGGTAGTGTTGAAAAGCATTCCGCTGTCATTACTGACCCTGATCGGCATCTGGCTGTCGGCACTGTTTATTTCCCGCCCGCTCTGGCAACTGGCCACCTCCACCGGCCTGATGAGCAGACAGGACGCACAGGCCGACATTTCCGGTGTACGCTCCTGGTATTACGAGGCGGCCCAGCTCAAGCGTGCCATTCTGCGTGGCATAGGACGGCTGAACGATCGTATTGACCAGCTGCATACCGACAGTCACACCGATGCTCTCACCGGTCTGCTCAATCGCCGAGGCATGGAGCAACTGCTGGATAGCTACACCCAGCAACAGACGCCCTTTTCGGTCATTACCCTGGATATCGATTATTTCAAACAGGTCAACGATACCCACGGTCATGATGCCGGAGATCGGGTACTGAGCAGCCTGGCCTCGGTCATGAAAGAGCAGGCCCGCCGGGAAGACGCCCTGTGCCGAAGCGGCGGTGAAGAGTTTATGATTTTCCTGCCCCAAACTTCGGCAGACAATGCCCGTGAGGTTGCAGAGCGATTACGCCAGGGCGTGGCATCCAACCCCATGCCGGTCGTGGGCCACATAACCCTGTCGCTGGGTGTGGCACACTGGGCCGGTAACGACGAGAGCACTAAAACGGTGCTCAACAGGGCCGACCAGGCCCTGTACCGGGCCAAACGAGAAGGGCGTAACCGGGTGGCCATGGCCACCGCGGATTAG
- the nadK gene encoding NAD(+) kinase yields the protein METDFNTIALIGKPDHQGANQTLVALYRYLAGLGLNVVIERRVGEQLGLADAELLEMVELGERADLAIVVGGDGNMLGSARVLSRFDVAVVGVNRGNLGFLTDISPDSFEQPLERLLAGDYQTEHRFLLEAQVHRHGQLKASNTAMNEAVLHPGKIAHMIEFEVYINGHFMYSQRADGMIVATPTGSTAYSLSAGGPILTPNLNAITLVPMFPHTLSCRPIVIDADAQIKMVLSPANKSEHMLVSCDGHVSLAVQPGDEIHINKSPHRLKLLHPRGHSYFEVLRSKLGWGSKLF from the coding sequence ATGGAAACCGACTTCAATACCATCGCCCTTATCGGCAAACCGGATCATCAGGGCGCCAACCAGACCCTGGTGGCGCTGTACCGCTACCTGGCGGGGCTGGGTCTGAATGTGGTGATCGAGCGCCGGGTGGGTGAACAACTGGGCCTGGCCGACGCCGAGTTGCTGGAAATGGTGGAGCTGGGCGAGCGCGCCGATTTGGCCATCGTGGTGGGCGGTGACGGCAACATGCTGGGCTCGGCCCGCGTGCTGTCCCGCTTTGATGTGGCGGTAGTGGGTGTTAACCGGGGCAACCTCGGCTTTCTGACCGATATCTCCCCCGACAGCTTTGAGCAGCCACTGGAACGGCTGCTGGCCGGTGATTACCAGACCGAACACCGCTTTCTGCTGGAAGCCCAGGTGCACCGCCACGGGCAGCTCAAGGCCAGCAATACCGCCATGAACGAAGCGGTACTGCACCCGGGCAAAATCGCCCACATGATTGAGTTTGAGGTATATATCAACGGCCATTTCATGTATAGCCAGCGCGCCGACGGCATGATAGTGGCCACCCCTACCGGCTCCACCGCCTATTCCCTCTCCGCAGGCGGCCCCATTCTCACCCCCAACCTCAACGCCATTACCCTGGTGCCCATGTTCCCCCATACCCTGAGCTGCCGGCCCATCGTGATCGACGCCGACGCCCAGATAAAAATGGTGCTCTCCCCCGCCAACAAGAGCGAACACATGCTGGTGAGCTGTGACGGCCATGTGTCGTTGGCGGTGCAACCCGGTGATGAAATTCACATCAACAAGAGCCCACACCGGTTGAAGCTGCTGCACCCGCGGGGCCACAGTTATTTTGAAGTACTGCGCAGCAAACTGGGCTGGGGCAGCAAGCTGTTCTGA
- the grpE gene encoding nucleotide exchange factor GrpE — protein sequence MSSKQNQVDTEQAAELEQEQQPAAEAEQVEQAQDAVQPDAAYVAELEQKLAAAESSAKEERDNALRAVAEMENIRRRAAQDVEKAQKFALEKFAGELLPVIDSLERAIEHTSEESDAFKAVHEGVELTLKSLLNVVEKFGVEPIDPKGQPFDPNKHQAMSMVESDEVAPNAVLAVMMKGYELNGRVLRPAMVMVAKGPAIDTQA from the coding sequence ATGAGCAGCAAGCAGAATCAGGTGGATACGGAGCAGGCCGCAGAACTCGAGCAGGAGCAACAGCCGGCCGCCGAGGCTGAGCAGGTCGAGCAAGCGCAGGATGCCGTCCAGCCCGATGCGGCTTATGTCGCCGAACTGGAACAGAAACTGGCCGCCGCCGAAAGCAGTGCCAAGGAAGAGCGGGACAACGCCCTGCGTGCCGTGGCCGAGATGGAAAATATTCGCCGCCGCGCCGCGCAGGACGTGGAAAAGGCACAAAAATTTGCCCTGGAAAAGTTTGCGGGTGAGCTGCTGCCGGTAATCGACAGCCTGGAGCGGGCCATCGAGCACACCAGTGAGGAAAGCGATGCCTTTAAGGCAGTGCACGAAGGCGTGGAGCTGACCCTGAAGTCGTTGCTGAACGTGGTGGAAAAATTCGGTGTCGAGCCCATCGACCCCAAGGGCCAGCCCTTTGACCCCAACAAGCACCAGGCCATGAGCATGGTGGAAAGCGACGAAGTGGCGCCCAATGCCGTGCTGGCGGTGATGATGAAGGGCTATGAGCTTAACGGCCGGGTGCTGCGCCCCGCCATGGTCATGGTGGCCAAGGGCCCGGCCATCGACACTCAGGCCTGA
- the smpB gene encoding SsrA-binding protein SmpB, with translation MAKNKPKKKPVSSTIAVNRKARHEYSIEEKFEAGLELQGWEVKALRAGKANIGEAYVFMRNGEAFLFAATINPLNMASTHVVCDPLRTRKLLLHKRQLDRLTGLIEREGYTLVPLSLYWSKSWVKAEIGLVKGKKAHDKRQDMKERDWQREKARMMKHKGR, from the coding sequence ATGGCAAAAAACAAACCCAAAAAGAAACCCGTCTCCAGCACCATCGCCGTCAATCGCAAGGCGCGGCACGAATATTCCATCGAGGAAAAATTCGAGGCCGGACTCGAGCTGCAGGGATGGGAAGTTAAAGCGCTGCGCGCCGGCAAGGCCAACATCGGCGAGGCTTACGTGTTCATGAGAAATGGCGAGGCGTTCCTGTTTGCCGCCACCATTAACCCTCTCAACATGGCCTCTACCCATGTGGTCTGCGATCCGTTACGCACCCGTAAGCTGCTGCTGCACAAACGCCAGCTGGACCGCCTGACCGGCCTGATTGAACGGGAAGGCTACACCCTGGTGCCGCTGTCTTTGTATTGGTCCAAGTCCTGGGTCAAGGCCGAGATTGGCCTGGTTAAGGGTAAAAAAGCCCACGACAAGCGCCAGGACATGAAGGAGCGCGACTGGCAACGGGAAAAGGCCCGTATGATGAAACACAAGGGCCGCTAA